Proteins encoded in a region of the Rutidosis leptorrhynchoides isolate AG116_Rl617_1_P2 chromosome 9, CSIRO_AGI_Rlap_v1, whole genome shotgun sequence genome:
- the LOC139866222 gene encoding uncharacterized protein has product MALLQFMCSVTPLARAARSRAIIVSSSRTVVTVPSTTTTTKTKTSPPESTVLLGMSEEQLQQLAINFGQQGYRGKQLHHLLYKRRVKYIKEFSQVPLAFRTELQEAGYVVGRSSVHSSVVAADGTIKLLIKLEDNRLVETVGIPVTDDKGSVRLTACVSSQVGCPLRCSFCATGKGGFSRNLKGHEIVEQVLAIEEVFNNRVTNVVFMGMGEPMLNMKEVLAAHRCLNKDIQIGQRMMTISTVGVPNTIKRLASHKLQSTLALSLHAPNQKLREKIVPSAKAYPLEAIMKDCRDYFHETSRRVSFEYTLLAGVNDDVEHAKELAELLHQWGPGYHVNLIPFNPIDGTEYKRPYRKAISIFQSMLESRKITVSVRQTRGLDASAACGQLRNEFQKSPLVTPSSDNIQPVPELEFEPEQEPESAVAC; this is encoded by the exons ATGGCGTTGTTACAGTTCATGTGTTCCGTGACACCACTAGCACGTGCAGCCAGGTCACGTGCCATTATCGTCTCTTCCTCTCGCACCGTCGTCACCGTCccctcaaccaccaccaccaccaaaacGAAAACATCGCCACCGGAATCCACCGTGCTTCTGGGCATGTCGGAAGAACAACTTCAACAGCTCGCCATTAATTTCGGTCAG caaGGTTATAGAGGCAAGCAGTTGCATCATCTTTTGTATAAGCGAAGGGTAAAATATATTAAAGAATTCAGTCAAG TGCCTCTGGCGTTTAGAACGGAATTACAAGAAGCTGGTTATGTGGTTGGGAGGTCGTCTGTTCATAGTTCTGTGGTTGCAGCTGATGGCACTATCAAG TTGCTGATAAAATTGGAAGATAACCGATTAGTCGAAACAGTTGGAATACCGGTGACAGATGATAAAGGTTCTGTTCGACTTACTGCTTGTGTCTCATCGCAG GTAGGATGCCCTTTACGCTGCTCATTTTGTGCTACTGGCAAAGGAGGCTTCTCCAGAAACCTTAAAGGGCATGAGATCGTGGAACAG GTATTGGCAATAGAAGAGGTTTTCAACAATAGGGTTACAAATGTGGTCTTTATGGGAATGGGTGAGCCGATGCTAAATATGAAAGAAGTTCTTGCTGCTCATCGATGTTTAAACAAG GATATACAAATAGGACAAAGAATGATGACGATTTCTACTGTTGGAGTTCCAAATACTATAAAGAGGCTTGCTTCACACAAACTACAGTCTACATTGGCTCTTAG CCTTCATGCTCCTAATCAGAAACTAAGGGAAAAGATTGTTCCGAGTGCAAAAGCATACCCTTTAGAAGCAATCATGAAAGACTGCAGGGATTATTTTCATGAAACTAGTAGACGAGTGTCCTTTGAGTACACACTATTAG CTGGAGTCAATGATGATGTGGAGCATGCAAAAGAACTTGCTGAATTACTTCATCAATGGGGACCTGGGTATCACGTGAACTTGATTCCATTTAATCCGATAGATGGTACCGAGTATAAGCGTCCTTACAGAAAAGCA ATCAGTATATTCCAATCTATGCTAGAGTCGCGTAAAATAACTGTTAGTGTACGTCAGACAAGAGGTTTAGATGCAAGTGCGGCTTGTGGGCAGTTAAGAAACGAATTCCAGAAGAGTCCTTTGGTCACACCCTCGAGTGACAACATACAACCTGTACCTGAACTAGAATTTGAACCAGAACAGGAACCAGAGTCTGCTGTTGCTTGTTAG
- the LOC139869355 gene encoding probable serine/threonine-protein kinase PBL9: MGSCFSFRFKIESSRLDGKVTSASVPPSPRSQAEILQSTNLKSFSFNVLKSATRNFRPDSVLGEGGFGSVFKGWIDEQSLAAAKPGTGTVIAVKRLNHEGIQGHQEWLAEINYLGQLDHQNLVKLIGYCLEDDHRLLVYEFMPRGSLENHLFRRSSYFQPLSWKLRIKVALGAAKGLAYLHSPEAKVIYRDFKSSNILIDSNYNAKLSDFGLAKDGPTDGKSHVSTRVMGTHGYAAPEYMATGHLTERSDIYSFGVVLLEILTGRRCIDKNRPSGEQVLVIFAKPFLASKRKILHIMDPRIKGQYSAPAATKAALLSMKCLMKEPKHRPNADELVKALEQIQELQKAAESEIIESVRKDNDDKVVYYPRPVASTSGSG, encoded by the exons ATGGGTTCTTGTTTTAGTTTTCGATTCAAAATTGAAAGTTCTCGTCTTGATG GTAAGGTTACATCTGCATCGGTACCGCCTAGTCCTAGGAGCCAAGCTGAGATTTTACAGTCAACAAATTTGAAGTCGTTTAGTTTTAACGTACTGAAATCGGCCACGAGAAACTTTCGGCCGGATAGCGTGTTAGGAGAAGGTGGGTTTGGTTCAGTATTTAAAGGTTGGATTGATGAACAATCACTTGCAGCTGCCAAACCAGGTACTGGTACTGTGATTGCTGTTAAGAGGTTAAACCATGAAGGTATTCAAGGTCACCAAGaatggttg GCGGAAATTAATTACTTAGGGCAACTGGATCATCAAAATCTTGTGAAATTGATCGGTTATTGCCTAGAGGATGACCACAGACTCCTTGTGTATGAATTCATGCCACGTGGCAGCTTGGAGAACCATCTCTTCAGGA GAAGTTCTTACTTTCAACCTCTTTCTTGGAAACTTCGTATAAAGGTTGCTCTTGGTGCTGCGAAGGGCCTTGCATACTTACATAGTCCTGAAGCAAAAGTGATATATCGCGATTTCAAGTCATCGAATATATTGATCGATTCT AACTACAATGCAAAACTTTCGGATTTTGGGTTGGCGAAAGATGGGCCGACTGATGGTAAAAGCCATGTCTCTACAAGGGTTATGGGTACCCATGGGTATGCAGCTCCTGAATACATGGCCACAG GTCACCTGACTGAAAGAAGTGACATATACAGCTTCGGAGTGGTTCTCCTTGAGATCTTAACTGGTAGAAGATGCATCGACAAAAACCGTCCATCTGGTGAACAAGTACTAGTTATATTTGCTAAACCATTTTTGGCGAGCAAGCGTAAGATCCTTCACATCATGGACCCACGTATCAAAGGCCAATATTCTGCTCCTGCTGCGACCAAAGCAGCCTTACTTTCAATGAAATGTCTTATGAAAGAACCTAAACACCGACCCAATGCTGATGAGTTGGTCAAAGCGTTAGAGCAGATTCAAGAGTTGCAGAAAGCCGCAGAAAGTGAAATAATTGAATCAGTTCGTAAAGATAATGATGATAAAGTTGTTTATTATCCGAGGCCTGTGGCTTCTACTAGTGGCAGTGGTTAA
- the LOC139869210 gene encoding glucan endo-1,3-beta-glucosidase-like, giving the protein MILNSSFTAGSLGVNYGTTADNLPSPKEVAQFLKESTIIDRIKIFDMNTEILKAFSGTGIYVTLTLPNGDIPSLTDSNKAEKWVNEKIKPYYPDTKIHYICVGNEILHWGTPDQIDNLVPAMKTLRGALAKAGMRDIKVTTPHSLGIMLSSDPPSSGAFRPGWDVGIIKPMLEFLKESGSGFMINPYPYFGYSPGNDSFALFRPNPGFVDPETDKKYDNMFDSLMDAVYSAMKRLGYGDVPIVVGETGWPSLGEPWLTWVNVANAKSYNGAMIKKSSSKVGSPLMPDKNFEIYIFALFNENQKPGSLAERNFGLFRPDLTEVYDIGVINGSAPKRKSHGPAASPESSGSGSSKDSDDGLKSSDKTPYGHNDAFRSLGFDVHGSGLKQMRNWFNAILPKERIDFCIYDCNNGTDRFIMFHLPQGS; this is encoded by the exons ATGATCCTCAATTCCTCATTCACCGCCGGTT CACTTGGCGTAAACTATGGTACGACTGCTGACAACCTTCCTTCGCCTAAAGAAGTCGCACAGTTCCTAAAAGAGAGTACGATTATTGATCGCATCAAGATTTTCGATATGAATACTGAAATACTAAAAGCGTTTTCAGGCACCGGGATTTACGTTACACTTACTCTCCCGAACGGGGACATCCCATCCCTTACCGACTCTAATAAGGCCGAAAAATGGGTCAATGAGAAGATTAAACCATACTATCCGGATACAAAGATTCATTACATTTGTGTCGGTAATGAGATTCTACATTGGGGGACGCCGGACCAGATAGACAATCTTGTCCCCGCCATGAAAACGCTCCGTGGAGCGCTGGCCAAGGCGGGGATGCGTGACATAAAAGTGACAACTCCCCACTCACTAGGGATTATGTTGTCCTCGGACCCACCCAGTTCCGGTGCATTCAGACCTGGATGGGACGTTGGTATCATAAAACCAATGCTTGAGTTTTTAAAAGAAAGTGGGTCCGGGTTCATGATTAACCCATATCCTTACTTCGGGTACTCACCGGGTAATGATAGTTTTGCTTTGTTCCGACCGAACCCCGGGTTTGTCGACCCGGAAACCGACAAAAAGTACGACAACATGTTTGATAGTTTGATGGACGCCGTTTACTCAGCGATGAAAAGATTAGGATATGGTGATGTGCCAATTGTCGTTGGGGAAACAGGGTGGCCGTCTCTTGGTGAACCATGGCTTACGTGGGTTAACGTCGCAAATGCAAAATCGTATAATGGAGCGATGATTAAGAAATCATCATCGAAAGTTGGATCGCCATTGATGCCCGACAAGAATTTCGAGATCTACATTTTTGCATTGTTTAATGAAAACCAGAAGCCGGGCTCGCTTGCTGAGAGGAACTTTGGGCTCTTTCGGCCCGATTTGACAGAGGTTTATGACATTGGTGTCATTAATGGAAGTGCACCAAAGCGAAAATCACAT GGTCCCGCGGCATCTCCAGAATCTTCGGGCTCGGGGAGCTCAAAAGACAGTGACGATGGATTAAAGTCTAGCGACAAAACTCCTTATGGTCACAACGATGCTTTTCGTTCTCTG GGTTTTGATGTTCATGGGTCTGGTTTGAAACAGATGCGAAACTGGTTCAATGCTATATTGCCAAAAG AACGGATTGATTTTTGTATCTATGATTGTAACAATGGGACGGATCGATTTATCATGTTTCATCTACCACAG GGTTCTTAA
- the LOC139869211 gene encoding glucan endo-1,3-beta-glucosidase-like encodes MTIPKPPLSLLLLFLIVPIVSSIGVNYGTQGDNLPSPATVAQFLKSNTIIDRIRIFDINPDIIKAFANTGILVSITIPNGDIPSLTDPWNARQWVHTNIKPFYPATKIHYICVGTEVLHWGPQHIVDNLVPAMRVLNAALIKSGIKDIKISSPHALDILFSSYPPSNASFRSGWDVGNLAPMLKFHRQTKSAFMVNPYTYFGYSPEKENFCLFKPNDGWIDKATGKRYTNQFDQLMDAVYVSMKKLGYPDVEIIVAETGWPSGGDPQNTHANPENAAAYNGGVIKKFNSGVGTPLMPGRKFETYIFSLFNEDLKGPSLDEKNFGLFRPDFTEVYDIGIMHQSQSTSPSPTQSSPSPKSPTQSTPYTASGRLWCVPKPNASDGALQANIDYICSNGVDCSPTQPGGRCFEPNTIRAHAAFLMNSYYQANGRHDFNCDFAHTAIIVSTDPSTSTCKYIS; translated from the exons ATGACCATTCCAAAACCTCCTCTCAGCCTCCTCCTCCTCTTCCTCATCGTACCGATAGTCAGCTCTATCGGAGTCAACTATGGCACTCAAGGCGACAACCTCCCGTCACCAGCTACAGTCGCTCAGTTCCTCAAATCCAACACAATAATCGACCGCATTAGAATCTTCGACATCAACCCAGATATAATAAAAGCCTTTGCTAACACTGGAATCCTCGTATCCATCACCATACCCAACGGGGACATCCCTTCGCTCACCGACCCATGGAACGCACGTCAGTGGGTCCACACCAATATCAAACCCTTCTATCCCGCTACCAAGATTCATTACATTTGTGTTGGCACCGAG GTACTACATTGGGGTCCACAACACATTGTGGACAACCTTGTGCCAGCAATGAGAGTACTTAACGCTGCACTAATTAAATCTGGGATCAAAGACATAAAAATATCTAGCCCACATGCACTGGATATTCTTTTTTCTTCATACCCGCCCAGTAACGCGTCGTTTAGATCCGGATGGGATGTGGGTAATCTCGCCCCGATGCTAAAGTTTCATAGGCAGACCAAGTCTGCATTCATGGTTAACCCATATACATATTTCGGATACTCGCCCGAGAAAGAGAATTTTTGTCTTTTCAAACCAAATGATGGTTGGATTGATAAAGCGACTGGAAAAAG GTACACGAATCAGTTCGATCAACTGATGGATGCAGTGTACGTTTCGATGAAAAAGTTGGGTTACCCAGACGTTGAAATTATCGTTGCGGAAACAGGGTGGCCGTCCGGCGGGGACCCACAAAATACTCATGCGAATCCCGAAAATGCGGCTGCTTATAATGGTGGAGTGATCAAGAAGTTTAACTCCGGTGTCGGAACGCCATTGATGCCTGGACGAAAGTTTGAAACTTACATTTTTTCATTGTTTAATGAGGATTTAAAAGGGCCGTCGTTGGATGAAAAGAATTTTGGACTGTTTCGACCTGATTTTACTGAAGTTTATGACATTGGGATTATGCACCAATCACAG TCAACGAGCCCGTCACCAACACAGTCGAGCCCATCACCAAAGTCACCGACACAATCGACACCATATACAGCATCAGGCAGGCTTTGGTGCGTGCCTAAACCAAATGCCAGCGACGGTGCACTTCAAGCCAACATAGATTACATCTGCAGCAATGGTGTCGATTGTAGCCCAACCCAGCCCGGTGGCCGTTGCTTTGAGCCCAATACCATACGAGCTCATGCAGCATTCCTCATGAACTCTTACTATCAAGCCAATGGTCGTCATGACTTCAACTGTGACTTTGCTCATACAGCGATCATAGTGTCTACCGACCCAA GTACAAGTACATGTAAATATATTTCGTGA